In Microbacterium cremeum, a genomic segment contains:
- a CDS encoding ABC transporter ATP-binding protein, producing the protein MSTVTGTGGEDRSDYTRAESKAIRKRSLRLLGSLISPVRGQLILAGVVLVVSTALRVAGPALIAFGIDSALPAVLARMDWMPTIGVVVLYLVTAMGGAALIGWYVVVAARLTQAIMLDLRKRIFVHTQRLSLEFHESYTSGRIISRQTSDLDTIRELLDGGLNELVSGILYGGFTLVALLIVDWQSGVILIVMGLPLFLLMRWFYTRSQLVYRESRVISAKVIVKFVETMTGIRAVKAFRKEKRNDDEFGGLALDYRDVNMRSIRLFGTFEPGLMAVASVTLALVIAWGGIRVADDALDIGVLLAAVLYVRNFFSPLQEVAFFLNSYQSATAALEKVSGVLEEEPTVPDPTDPVDLWTARGHIRFDDVEFGYSKDRVILPDFSLDIPAGQTIALVGTTGAGKSTLAKLVSRFYDPTRGAVTLDGVDLRRLHPKDLRRAIVMVTQEAYLFSGTVADNIALGKPDATLDEIKAAARAVGADAFIEALPDGYHTDVNKRGGRVSAGQRQLISFARAFLADPAVLILDEATASLDIPSERQIQDALQTLLADRTAIIIAHRLSTVAIADRVLVMEHGRIIEDDAPEGLIGGDGKFAKLHAAWRESLV; encoded by the coding sequence GTGAGCACCGTCACCGGAACCGGCGGCGAAGACCGCTCCGACTACACGCGCGCCGAGAGCAAGGCGATCCGCAAGCGCTCCCTGCGCCTGCTGGGCTCGCTCATCTCACCCGTGCGCGGACAGCTGATCCTCGCCGGGGTGGTGCTGGTCGTGTCCACCGCGCTGCGCGTGGCAGGTCCGGCGTTGATCGCGTTCGGCATCGACAGCGCCCTGCCGGCGGTGCTCGCTCGCATGGACTGGATGCCGACGATCGGCGTCGTGGTCCTGTACCTCGTGACGGCGATGGGCGGTGCCGCCCTCATCGGGTGGTACGTCGTGGTGGCCGCCCGCCTCACGCAGGCGATCATGCTCGATCTGCGCAAGCGCATCTTCGTGCACACGCAGCGGCTCAGCCTGGAGTTCCACGAGTCGTACACGTCGGGCCGCATCATCTCGCGCCAGACGAGCGACCTCGACACCATCCGCGAGCTGCTGGACGGCGGGCTCAACGAGCTCGTCTCGGGCATCCTGTACGGCGGGTTCACGCTCGTCGCGCTGCTGATCGTGGACTGGCAGTCGGGCGTGATCCTGATCGTCATGGGCCTGCCGCTGTTCCTCCTCATGCGGTGGTTCTACACGCGGTCGCAGCTGGTGTACCGCGAGTCGCGCGTCATCAGCGCCAAGGTGATCGTCAAGTTCGTCGAGACGATGACGGGCATCCGCGCCGTGAAGGCGTTCCGAAAGGAGAAGCGCAACGACGACGAGTTCGGCGGCCTGGCCCTCGACTACCGCGATGTGAACATGCGCTCGATCCGCCTGTTCGGCACGTTCGAGCCGGGTCTCATGGCCGTGGCGTCCGTCACCCTCGCCCTGGTGATCGCGTGGGGCGGCATCCGCGTCGCCGACGACGCGCTCGACATCGGCGTCCTGCTGGCGGCCGTGCTGTACGTGCGCAACTTCTTCTCGCCACTGCAGGAGGTCGCGTTCTTCCTGAACTCGTACCAGTCCGCGACGGCGGCGCTGGAGAAGGTGTCGGGCGTGCTGGAGGAGGAGCCGACGGTTCCCGACCCCACCGACCCGGTGGACCTGTGGACCGCGAGGGGACACATCCGGTTCGACGACGTGGAGTTCGGCTACTCGAAGGACCGCGTCATCCTGCCGGACTTCTCGCTCGACATCCCGGCCGGTCAGACGATCGCGCTCGTCGGCACGACCGGTGCCGGCAAGTCGACGCTCGCCAAGCTCGTCTCGCGGTTCTACGACCCGACGCGCGGAGCGGTGACGCTCGACGGCGTCGACCTGCGGCGCCTGCACCCGAAGGACCTGCGGCGCGCGATCGTCATGGTCACGCAGGAGGCGTACCTGTTCAGCGGAACCGTCGCCGACAACATCGCGCTCGGCAAGCCCGATGCGACGCTCGACGAGATCAAGGCCGCCGCCCGCGCGGTGGGGGCGGATGCCTTCATCGAGGCGCTCCCGGACGGCTACCACACCGACGTCAACAAGCGCGGCGGGCGCGTCTCGGCGGGTCAGCGGCAGCTGATCTCGTTCGCGCGGGCCTTCCTCGCCGACCCGGCGGTGCTGATCCTCGACGAGGCGACGGCGTCGCTCGACATCCCGAGCGAGCGCCAGATCCAGGACGCGCTGCAGACGCTGCTGGCCGACCGCACGGCGATCATCATCGCGCACCGGCTGTCGACGGTGGCGATCGCCGACCGCGTGCTGGTGATGGAACACGGCCGCATCATCGAGGACGACGCTCCCGAGGGCCTCATCGGCGGCGACGGCAAGTTCGCGAAGCTGCACGCGGCTTGGCGCGAGTCGCTCGTCTGA